Genomic window (Pseudomonas sp. MM211):
AGGCCAACCGACTGATTGTCGCGATCCAGCAAACGCCCGCCAGCGACGGCTTCGAGCCGCTGGATATGCACGCTGATCGCCGCCGGGCTCTTGTGCAGCTGCTCGGCTGCGGCCTTGAACTTGCCGCTGCGTGCGACCGCATGGAAGGTACGCACCAGCTCGATATCGAGAACGCCATTCATAATTCACCAAAACCGAATAACTGATTCAATACATTTTGATTTATTAGATTAGCCGCATTCCTTAGCCTGTGCATACACCCTTCATCCCCTGGATTGTCATGCCTGGCCAACACGCGATGCGCATCTGGCACAAAACCATTCCCCTGCTGCTGCTCGAAGCGGGGCTGGTGGTGGCCTGGAGCTCCGGTTTCATCGGCGCGCGGTTTTCCATCGATCACGCACCGGCCATGCTGGTGGTGTTCTGGCGCTGCGTACTGGTCTGCGTGGTACTGCTGCCGTTCGTACTCAGGCAGTTGCGCCAGGCGTCAGCGGCCATGCTGCTGCGCAATGCCGGTATCGGTTTTCTGGCCATGGCTGGCTACCTTGCCGGTGTCGTTCAGGGCATTGCACTCGGCGTACCGGCAGGCCTGGCGGCATTGCTCGCCGACCTGCTGCCAATCGGCATGGCGATACTCGCAGCACTAGCGTTTCGGCAACGCCTGGCATGGCGTACCTGGGTAGGGCTGACCATCGGCCTGCTCGGCGTGGTACTGGTGACATCCGACGCCCTCGCCTGGGGCGATGCGCCGCTCTGGGCCTATGGCCTGCCGTTGCTGGGCATGCTGTCGCTGGCGGTTGCCACCCTCTGGCAGAAACACTCGACCGGCGCCGCCTCGCTGGGCCTGCTTGCCAACCTGTGGCTGCAATGCTGCGTTTCCAGTATCGGCTTCGCGCTGCTCGCGTTGCTGGAGGGCAGCTTGAAACCTGTGCCGTCGACAGGTTTCGTGCTGAGTGTGTTTTGGACGGCGGGGATATCCACCCTCGCCGGCTACGGGCTTTATTGGATATGCCTGAAACGCTCCACACCGACTCGCGTGGCCAGCGTGCTCTATCTCAGCCCAGCAGTGACGCTGTTGTGGGCCTGGGCCATGTTCGATGAGCCACTGTCCTGGCTGATGGCACTCGGTACGGCGATATCGGCTGTCGGCATCTGGATGGTGCTGCGCAGCGAGCCTGCAGAGAGTCGTCA
Coding sequences:
- a CDS encoding DMT family transporter — translated: MPGQHAMRIWHKTIPLLLLEAGLVVAWSSGFIGARFSIDHAPAMLVVFWRCVLVCVVLLPFVLRQLRQASAAMLLRNAGIGFLAMAGYLAGVVQGIALGVPAGLAALLADLLPIGMAILAALAFRQRLAWRTWVGLTIGLLGVVLVTSDALAWGDAPLWAYGLPLLGMLSLAVATLWQKHSTGAASLGLLANLWLQCCVSSIGFALLALLEGSLKPVPSTGFVLSVFWTAGISTLAGYGLYWICLKRSTPTRVASVLYLSPAVTLLWAWAMFDEPLSWLMALGTAISAVGIWMVLRSEPAESRQ